A DNA window from Ornithinimicrobium humiphilum contains the following coding sequences:
- a CDS encoding alkaline phosphatase D family protein, translated as MAEDLVLGPLLRHVDATSAAVWVETGRAGKVAVRLIEQPDRVWRARTFAVHGHHYALVEVDGLDPGTRTAYQVLVDGEVVWPPAGTDLPASTLTTLPEDGAVRLAFGSCRTSVPHDAVHHLSHGVDALRSYALALADGDPGPLGTPPQLLLLLGDQVYADSTSAAMREFIAARRDLDEEPGPELADYEEYAHLYRLAWSEPALRWLLSWLPSLMIFDDHDVRDDWNTSQQWREEMEATSWWHGRIVAGLGSYWVYQHLGNLSPAARAEDPLWVELRRRQEGAGEAEVDLTDAVDAFAERTDAEPLSYRWSYTHRLGRNRLVVVDSRASRRLDPGDRAMLDERETRWVDEQLVGDVDHLLVGTSLPFLLPRGLHHLESWNEALVNGGWGHRLTGVGERLRQELDLEHWGAFAASFDRVAEMVDEVADGRRGAAPSSVLFLSGDVHHSYVTEVERRTGSRILQLVCSPIRNPLPRAARAIVAGLSHGARPLGTLLARSARVPDPRWDWHGVAGPWFDNNLALLELDGTDLRAAWVGGKVLGGEHDRPRLAVVADLELDVPPVGSEHHDAVARVHPGVVGGMRGRLRRLRERLVARRSLR; from the coding sequence ATGGCGGAGGACCTGGTGCTCGGCCCGCTGCTGCGGCACGTCGACGCGACCTCGGCGGCGGTCTGGGTGGAGACCGGGCGGGCGGGAAAGGTCGCGGTGCGCCTGATCGAGCAGCCCGACCGGGTCTGGCGGGCCCGCACCTTCGCCGTGCACGGCCACCACTACGCGCTCGTCGAGGTGGACGGCCTCGATCCTGGCACGCGCACGGCATACCAGGTGCTGGTCGACGGCGAGGTGGTCTGGCCGCCGGCTGGCACCGACCTGCCCGCGAGCACGCTGACGACCCTGCCCGAGGACGGCGCCGTGCGGCTGGCGTTCGGCTCGTGCCGCACGAGCGTGCCGCACGACGCGGTCCACCACCTCAGCCACGGCGTCGACGCGCTGCGCTCCTACGCCCTGGCGCTCGCCGACGGCGACCCCGGCCCGCTCGGGACCCCGCCCCAGCTGCTCCTGCTGCTGGGCGACCAGGTGTACGCCGACTCCACCAGCGCCGCGATGCGCGAGTTCATCGCGGCGCGGCGGGATCTCGACGAGGAGCCCGGGCCGGAGCTGGCTGACTACGAGGAGTACGCCCACCTCTACCGCCTCGCGTGGAGCGAGCCCGCGCTGCGCTGGCTCCTCTCCTGGCTGCCCTCGCTGATGATCTTCGACGACCACGACGTGCGGGACGACTGGAACACCTCGCAGCAGTGGCGCGAGGAGATGGAGGCCACCAGCTGGTGGCACGGCCGCATCGTCGCCGGGCTGGGCTCCTACTGGGTCTACCAGCACCTGGGCAACCTCTCGCCCGCAGCGCGGGCCGAGGACCCGCTGTGGGTCGAGCTGCGCCGCCGCCAGGAGGGGGCCGGGGAGGCCGAGGTCGACCTGACCGACGCCGTCGACGCCTTCGCCGAGCGCACCGACGCCGAGCCGCTGAGCTACCGGTGGAGCTACACCCACCGCCTCGGCCGCAACCGGCTCGTCGTCGTCGACTCGCGGGCCTCGCGCCGCCTCGACCCGGGGGACCGCGCGATGCTCGACGAGCGCGAGACGCGCTGGGTGGACGAGCAGCTGGTCGGCGACGTCGACCACCTGCTCGTGGGCACCTCGCTGCCCTTCCTGCTGCCCCGCGGCCTGCACCACCTGGAGTCCTGGAACGAGGCCCTCGTCAACGGCGGGTGGGGGCACCGCCTCACCGGGGTGGGGGAGCGGCTGCGGCAGGAGCTGGACCTCGAGCACTGGGGCGCCTTCGCCGCCTCCTTCGACCGGGTCGCGGAGATGGTCGACGAGGTGGCCGATGGCCGGCGGGGCGCCGCCCCCTCGTCGGTCCTCTTCCTGTCCGGGGACGTGCACCACTCCTACGTCACGGAGGTCGAGCGGAGGACCGGCTCCCGCATCCTGCAGCTGGTCTGCTCACCCATCCGCAACCCCCTGCCCCGGGCGGCGCGCGCCATCGTCGCGGGGCTCTCGCACGGCGCCCGGCCATTGGGGACCCTCCTCGCCCGGTCGGCGCGGGTGCCGGACCCGCGGTGGGACTGGCACGGCGTCGCGGGCCCGTGGTTCGACAACAACCTCGCCCTGCTCGAGCTCGACGGCACCGACCTGCGCGCCGCCTGGGTGGGCGGGAAGGTGCTCGGTGGCGAGCACGACCGCCCCCGGCTGGCCGTCGTCGCCGACCTCGAGCTCGACGTCCCGCCGGTCGGGTCGGAGCACCACGACGCCGTGGCGCGGGTCCACCCCGGGGTGGTGGGTGGCATGCGCGGCCGCCTGCGGCGACTTCGCGAACGGCTGGTCGCCCGGCGGTCGCTGCGGTAG
- a CDS encoding GatB/YqeY domain-containing protein, giving the protein MTTEQTGLKATLQRDLTEAMRAQDKVRAGTLRMALTAVTNEEVAGKEQRTLSEEEVLRVVAKEAKKRREAAEAYTGAGRPELAAQEEAELAVLEGYLPAQLDDAELTRLAQETVAELGVSGMAGMGQVMKALQPKIAGRAEGGRVAAAVRAALGA; this is encoded by the coding sequence ATGACGACAGAGCAGACCGGACTCAAGGCGACCCTGCAGCGCGACCTCACCGAGGCCATGCGCGCCCAGGACAAGGTGCGGGCCGGCACGCTGCGGATGGCCCTGACCGCCGTCACCAACGAGGAGGTCGCGGGCAAGGAGCAGCGCACCCTCTCCGAGGAGGAGGTGCTGCGCGTGGTCGCCAAGGAGGCCAAGAAGCGCCGCGAGGCCGCCGAGGCCTACACCGGGGCGGGGCGCCCCGAGCTGGCGGCGCAGGAGGAGGCCGAGCTGGCGGTGCTCGAGGGCTACCTGCCGGCGCAGCTGGACGACGCCGAGCTCACCCGGCTCGCCCAGGAGACCGTCGCCGAGCTCGGGGTCTCCGGGATGGCCGGCATGGGCCAGGTCATGAAGGCGCTGCAGCCCAAGATCGCAGGGCGCGCCGAGGGTGGCCGGGTGGCCGCCGCGGTGCGCGCGGCGCTCGGCGCCTGA
- a CDS encoding metallophosphoesterase encodes MTRPVWGVLGTGAALAAGAAAYATWVEPRWFALRRVEVPCLPPGASPLRVLHLSDLHLVPRQHRKREWVAGLAALHPDLVVTTGDNIAARDAVPALLEAYGELLDVPGAFVLGSNDYFPPRAKNPLRYLDDSHVKAERTTRPEPGQHGPGPADPRDPHRLPTEDLVAGLGRGGWLDLTNARGRLDVGGLRLELVGVDDPHLRYDDYASVAGPAAPDADLTVGVTHAPYQRVLDAMASDGAQLLIAGHTHGGQLQVPFVGALVTNCDLDTSRASGLSRWWPGAGSTPSSAAPPDAAWLHVSAGLGGNPYTPFRFCCRPEATLLTLLPAG; translated from the coding sequence ATGACTCGACCGGTATGGGGTGTGCTCGGAACCGGCGCGGCGCTCGCCGCGGGAGCGGCCGCCTACGCCACCTGGGTGGAGCCGCGGTGGTTCGCGCTGCGCCGGGTCGAGGTGCCCTGCCTGCCCCCGGGGGCCTCCCCGCTGCGGGTGCTGCACCTGTCCGACCTGCACCTCGTGCCGCGCCAGCACCGCAAGCGGGAGTGGGTCGCCGGCCTGGCCGCGCTGCACCCCGACCTCGTCGTCACCACCGGCGACAACATCGCCGCCCGCGACGCGGTCCCGGCGCTGCTGGAGGCCTACGGCGAGCTGCTCGACGTCCCGGGCGCCTTCGTCCTGGGCAGCAACGACTACTTCCCGCCCCGGGCCAAGAACCCCCTGCGCTACCTCGACGACAGCCACGTCAAGGCCGAGCGGACCACCAGGCCCGAGCCCGGCCAGCACGGCCCGGGGCCGGCCGATCCCCGGGACCCGCACCGGTTGCCGACCGAGGACCTCGTGGCCGGGCTGGGCCGGGGCGGCTGGCTCGACCTGACCAACGCCCGCGGGCGCCTCGACGTGGGCGGCCTGCGCCTGGAGCTCGTCGGCGTGGACGACCCACACCTGCGCTACGACGACTACGCCTCCGTGGCGGGCCCGGCCGCCCCCGACGCCGACCTCACCGTCGGGGTCACCCACGCGCCCTACCAGCGGGTGCTCGACGCGATGGCGTCCGACGGGGCGCAGCTGCTGATCGCGGGGCACACGCACGGCGGGCAGCTGCAGGTGCCCTTCGTCGGCGCCCTGGTCACCAACTGCGACCTCGACACGTCACGGGCGTCGGGCCTGTCCCGCTGGTGGCCCGGGGCCGGCAGCACCCCTTCCTCAGCCGCTCCCCCGGACGCCGCCTGGCTGCACGTCTCCGCCGGTCTGGGTGGCAATCCCTACACGCCGTTCCGCTTCTGCTGCCGGCCCGAGGCGACCCTGCTGACCCTGCTCCCGGCAGGCTGA
- a CDS encoding glycosyltransferase family 2 protein — protein sequence MTAPLLHVVPGPDVHGVARHGVLVHPHLDDAELLRVERLDELDPDALAGRTVAVQVTDRLLADDPGAAVEVWLRVTRAAARVTAVLHDLPQASDGRWREARTRLYATLAATSDDVVVASRHELLLLTVALRAARPGAAEAVLARTHVIALPVERDPGAAPRPPEDPSAPATVVTLGHIYPGKGLEETVDATAAASRDPRLAGRSVAASNLGRASAGHDDLVDELARRATAAGTTWTTSGWVDDADLPAALAAATVPVAAHQHLSASGSIATWLGAGRRPVVLRSRYSAELAERMPGALTLVRPDELAAAVADALADPSSTWLDDSVRLSPSAAEAGTRLGEVARGPAVSVVVPWYRDQELLDLLLRRVAAQTGVAGGVEVVVADDGSPEPPDVRGAGPLPVRVVRQEDRGFRAGAARNLGARAARGRVLVFLDGDTVPDDGYLAAMQQACLAEPVLAVGRRRHADLRELLRDGGTTWPPPVPLPEPEWLAQGYAETSDLRAADDTSFRFVISAVAAASRSVWEATGGFDESLVGYGGEDWDLAWRAWLAGVGLRHVPGAVAWHDGADLDGRSDDPAVLAEVKNAETARLAPLLPHPLVRGRGWTHEQPDVVAVLHARGWSSAQVAVVTESLLRHGDVGLWVVGAADVPADPRVRAGRPPLRVLGRARALVEVLEPVSVDRLTWEAWAADVSGSGDALTSGPTAVQVTLTRSAGAARLAGRLPEPAFLPPDDLEPVAVDVVVERWRQGHP from the coding sequence GTGACCGCACCGCTCCTGCACGTCGTCCCCGGGCCGGACGTGCACGGCGTCGCGCGGCACGGGGTGCTCGTCCACCCGCACCTGGACGACGCCGAGCTCCTCCGCGTCGAGCGGCTCGACGAGCTCGACCCGGACGCGCTCGCCGGCCGGACGGTCGCGGTGCAGGTCACGGACCGGCTCCTCGCCGACGACCCGGGGGCCGCCGTCGAGGTGTGGCTGCGGGTCACCCGCGCCGCCGCCCGGGTCACCGCGGTGCTGCACGACCTGCCGCAGGCCTCCGACGGGCGCTGGCGCGAGGCCCGGACCCGGCTCTACGCCACGCTGGCCGCCACGTCGGACGACGTCGTCGTCGCCAGTCGTCACGAGCTGCTCCTGCTGACGGTCGCGCTGCGGGCCGCCCGCCCCGGGGCCGCGGAGGCCGTGCTGGCGCGGACGCACGTCATAGCCCTGCCCGTGGAACGGGACCCCGGCGCGGCCCCGCGTCCTCCGGAGGACCCGTCCGCACCCGCCACCGTCGTGACCCTGGGCCACATCTATCCGGGCAAGGGGCTCGAGGAGACCGTCGACGCGACGGCGGCCGCCTCCCGCGACCCGCGACTGGCAGGTCGGTCGGTGGCCGCCTCCAACCTCGGCCGCGCCTCCGCCGGCCACGACGACCTGGTCGACGAGCTCGCCCGTCGGGCCACGGCCGCGGGCACCACGTGGACCACGAGCGGGTGGGTGGACGACGCCGACCTGCCGGCGGCGCTCGCGGCGGCCACCGTCCCCGTCGCGGCCCACCAGCACCTGTCCGCCTCCGGCTCGATCGCGACCTGGCTCGGGGCAGGTCGACGGCCTGTCGTGCTGCGCTCGCGCTACTCCGCCGAGCTGGCGGAGCGGATGCCCGGCGCGCTCACCCTCGTCCGGCCCGACGAGCTCGCCGCCGCGGTCGCCGACGCCCTCGCCGACCCCTCCTCGACCTGGCTCGACGACTCGGTCCGGCTGTCGCCCTCGGCCGCCGAGGCCGGGACCCGGCTGGGCGAGGTGGCGCGCGGGCCGGCGGTGTCGGTCGTCGTGCCCTGGTATCGCGACCAGGAGCTGCTCGACCTCCTCCTGCGCCGGGTCGCCGCCCAGACGGGGGTGGCCGGCGGCGTCGAGGTCGTGGTCGCCGACGACGGCTCGCCGGAGCCTCCGGACGTCCGGGGTGCGGGTCCCCTGCCCGTCCGGGTGGTGCGCCAGGAGGACCGCGGCTTCCGGGCGGGCGCCGCGCGCAACCTCGGTGCCCGGGCCGCGCGCGGTCGGGTGCTGGTCTTCCTCGACGGCGACACCGTGCCCGACGACGGCTACCTCGCCGCGATGCAGCAGGCCTGTCTCGCCGAGCCGGTCCTGGCGGTGGGCCGCCGTCGGCACGCCGACCTGCGTGAGCTCCTGCGCGACGGAGGCACGACGTGGCCGCCGCCCGTGCCGCTGCCCGAGCCGGAGTGGCTCGCCCAGGGGTATGCCGAGACCTCCGACCTGCGCGCCGCCGACGACACCTCCTTCCGCTTCGTCATCTCCGCGGTGGCCGCGGCCTCACGGTCCGTCTGGGAGGCGACGGGCGGCTTCGACGAGTCGCTCGTGGGCTACGGCGGCGAGGACTGGGACCTGGCGTGGCGGGCGTGGCTCGCGGGCGTCGGCCTGCGGCACGTGCCCGGGGCCGTGGCCTGGCACGACGGTGCCGACCTCGACGGTCGCTCCGACGACCCGGCGGTCCTGGCCGAGGTCAAGAACGCCGAGACGGCGCGCCTCGCCCCGCTCCTGCCGCACCCGCTGGTGCGCGGCCGCGGCTGGACGCACGAGCAGCCCGACGTGGTCGCGGTGCTGCACGCCCGCGGCTGGAGCTCCGCGCAGGTCGCCGTCGTCACCGAGTCGCTGCTGCGGCATGGCGACGTCGGGCTGTGGGTGGTCGGCGCCGCCGACGTCCCGGCGGACCCGCGGGTGCGCGCCGGTCGGCCGCCGTTGCGCGTGCTGGGCAGGGCGCGTGCCCTGGTGGAGGTGCTGGAGCCGGTCTCCGTGGACCGCCTGACCTGGGAGGCGTGGGCGGCCGACGTGTCGGGGTCGGGTGACGCCCTGACGTCCGGGCCCACGGCCGTGCAGGTCACCCTGACGAGGTCGGCCGGCGCCGCGCGGCTCGCGGGGCGTCTCCCGGAGCCGGCCTTCCTCCCGCCGGACGACCTCGAGCCCGTGGCCGTCGACGTCGTCGTCGAGCGGTGGCGGCAGGGCCACCCCTGA
- a CDS encoding heme oxygenase (biliverdin-producing), translating into MTDSALETWRDDAAAGSVPFSEAIRTGTRQVHEEAETSDFMARMLDGQVALEGYAALAAEHWVIYGALEETAARLAADPVVAAFLDPALERLPALEADLAVLVGPDFRGGIAPSAAAHAYADRIRGCASWPGGFVAHHYTRYLGDLSGGLALGRILARTYGLVPGEDGLRFYDFRAIPKPKPYKDAYRHALDILPLSTGERERVVEEARVAFRHNAAVFADLGRRFSATG; encoded by the coding sequence GTGACGGACTCTGCCCTGGAGACCTGGCGCGACGACGCCGCGGCGGGCTCCGTCCCGTTCTCCGAGGCCATCCGCACCGGCACCCGCCAGGTGCACGAGGAGGCCGAGACCTCCGACTTCATGGCCCGGATGCTCGACGGGCAGGTCGCCCTGGAGGGGTATGCCGCGCTCGCCGCCGAGCACTGGGTGATCTACGGGGCCCTGGAGGAGACGGCGGCCCGGCTCGCCGCCGACCCGGTCGTGGCGGCTTTCCTCGACCCCGCGCTGGAGCGGCTGCCCGCCCTGGAGGCCGACCTCGCCGTGCTGGTGGGCCCCGACTTCCGTGGGGGTATCGCTCCCAGCGCGGCCGCGCACGCCTACGCCGACCGGATCCGCGGCTGCGCGTCCTGGCCCGGCGGCTTCGTGGCGCACCACTACACGCGCTACCTCGGCGACCTGTCGGGCGGCCTCGCGCTGGGCCGCATCCTGGCCCGCACCTACGGCCTGGTGCCGGGCGAGGACGGCCTGCGCTTCTACGACTTCCGGGCGATCCCGAAGCCGAAGCCCTACAAGGACGCCTACCGCCACGCCCTCGACATCCTCCCCCTGTCGACGGGGGAGCGGGAGCGTGTCGTCGAGGAGGCGCGCGTGGCCTTCCGGCACAACGCCGCGGTCTTCGCCGATCTCGGACGTCGGTTCTCGGCCACAGGCTGA
- a CDS encoding glycosyltransferase family 1 protein — translation MSTRPPRVRMVPATHAYVDSLRPVAGAPAFEVLPDPPVPGAPPGQWWPHPGLEPAWVREHAGEQDVVHTHFGLEGRTPAELEEWLDTLDEVGLPLVHTVHDLVNPHLLDQTPHAAQLALLVERAAALLTLTHGAADEVARTYGRRPVVVPHPHVVPLELVGRAGRHREGLRVGLHLKSLRPNITPMRVLPALVEAVRTADLADGVSLEVRGHPEVLDPTAPRHDPELAAVLESLREDPPPGVEVVLAPRLDDDALWAYLGDLDASVLAYAWGTHSGWAEACRDLGTWVLAPEVGHLREQAGVLTWGPADRDAPVDHLVQLLRKAARRPAPSVTREERERERDLVAARHAEVYAAVVAGARVDADRDGRVA, via the coding sequence ATGAGCACCCGCCCGCCGCGGGTCCGCATGGTGCCCGCGACCCACGCCTACGTCGACAGCCTCCGACCCGTCGCGGGCGCACCGGCGTTCGAGGTGCTGCCCGACCCGCCGGTGCCCGGCGCCCCGCCCGGGCAGTGGTGGCCCCATCCCGGCCTCGAGCCCGCCTGGGTCCGCGAGCACGCCGGCGAGCAGGACGTCGTCCACACCCACTTCGGGCTGGAGGGCCGCACCCCTGCCGAGCTCGAGGAGTGGCTCGACACCCTCGACGAGGTCGGGCTGCCGCTCGTCCACACCGTCCACGACCTGGTCAACCCCCACCTGCTCGACCAGACCCCGCACGCCGCCCAGCTGGCCCTCCTCGTCGAGCGTGCCGCGGCGTTGCTCACCCTCACGCACGGGGCCGCCGACGAGGTCGCGCGCACCTACGGCCGGAGACCGGTCGTCGTCCCGCACCCGCACGTCGTCCCCCTGGAGCTGGTCGGGCGGGCCGGCAGGCACCGGGAGGGCCTGCGCGTGGGGCTGCACCTCAAGAGCCTGCGTCCCAACATCACCCCGATGCGGGTGCTGCCCGCGCTCGTCGAGGCCGTCCGCACGGCCGACCTCGCGGACGGCGTCTCCCTGGAGGTGCGCGGCCACCCCGAGGTGCTCGACCCCACCGCCCCGCGGCACGACCCCGAGCTGGCGGCCGTGCTGGAGTCGCTCCGCGAGGACCCGCCCCCCGGGGTGGAGGTCGTCCTCGCGCCTCGGCTCGACGACGACGCCCTCTGGGCCTATCTCGGCGACCTGGACGCCTCGGTCCTGGCCTACGCCTGGGGCACCCACTCGGGCTGGGCCGAGGCCTGCCGCGACCTCGGCACCTGGGTGCTCGCCCCCGAGGTCGGCCACCTGCGCGAGCAGGCGGGCGTCCTGACCTGGGGCCCGGCCGACCGGGACGCGCCGGTCGACCACCTCGTCCAGCTGCTCCGGAAGGCGGCTCGCCGGCCCGCGCCATCGGTCACCCGGGAGGAGCGGGAGCGCGAGCGCGACCTCGTCGCCGCCCGCCACGCCGAGGTGTATGCCGCTGTCGTCGCCGGGGCGCGCGTCGACGCCGACCGCGACGGACGGGTGGCGTGA